Proteins co-encoded in one Thamnophis elegans isolate rThaEle1 chromosome 1, rThaEle1.pri, whole genome shotgun sequence genomic window:
- the GADD45B gene encoding growth arrest and DNA damage-inducible protein GADD45 beta translates to MTLEELLPGDYAAGRMRSVGAALERLLVAAQRQGCLTVGVYEAAKLMNADPDSVVLCLLAADEADIALQIHFTLIQAFCCANDIHILRASGLERLAAVLGENPPDGGGGGGEPRDLHCLLVTTPHTDSWGSQGLAEVARFCQESRCRDQWVPYLALHPR, encoded by the exons ATGACGCTGGAGGAGCTGCTGCCCGGTGACTACGCGGCCGGGAG GATGAGGTCGGTCGGCGCGGCGCTGGAGCGGCTCTTGGTGGCGGCGCAACGGCAGGGCTGCCTGACGGTGGGCGTCTACGAGGCCGCCAAGCTCATGAACGC CGACCCGGACAGCGTGGTGCTTTGCCTGCTGGCGGCGGACGAGGCGGACATCGCGCTGCAGATCCACTTCACGCTCATCCAGGCCTTCTGCTGCGCCAACGACATCCACATCCTGCGCGCCTCCGGCCTGGAGCGCTTGGCGGCCGTGCTGGGCGAGAACCCCCcggacggcggcggcggcggcggggagcCGCGGGACCTGCACTGCCTGCTGGTGACG ACCCCGCATACGGATTCGTGGGGCAGCCAGGGCTTGGCGGAGGTGGCCCGATTCTGCCAGGAGAGCCGGTGCAGAGACCAGTGGGTGCCCTACCTGGCTCTGCATCCGCGCTGA